The following are encoded in a window of Aromatoleum petrolei genomic DNA:
- a CDS encoding SIR2 family NAD-dependent protein deacylase, which produces MLHLRFFLSSPGDVADERTFAQQVIEQELPKDPLLRGQITCEAMRWDDPAAPVSMPATLSPQEAVNRGLAKPSECDAVIVILWSRLGTRLPDTCTRPDGSPYLSGTEWEYEDALAARPPPCILVYHRKGKPDFGDPDDPDFDERVQQFRRVKAFFERFRNPDGSLKGSYAEYETPQEFRDRLRLDLRAFVEQQLAARKADVRATRIKAPPPYGRIVKALNSGMVVPIIGNGISHSGRPADARWNPQEPKFLPSGAELSLFLADDTEFPSEKERDQLAEVASYYEAFHTRDALHERLRQILAPQALGGVTIPSLYRFLAEVSRPLLIITSNYDTLIEQAFRAAQRPYDLVVYSELKDLGNAVLWWPHGATQPQTPAPNELYIDLDTTTVIFKMHGSILPETSEWDSFVITESDYVELLSRIASKSAIPALFATHCRDRNLLFLGYSLRDWSFRTILQSLNRFFAKRAAASGDDEIQSWAIDDQFSELELKFWQKRGVYPYEVTIDEFVGTLRSRMAP; this is translated from the coding sequence ATGCTGCATCTCCGTTTCTTCCTGTCCTCACCGGGGGATGTCGCCGACGAGCGCACCTTCGCGCAGCAGGTGATCGAGCAGGAGCTGCCGAAGGATCCTCTGCTGCGCGGCCAGATCACCTGCGAGGCGATGCGTTGGGACGACCCGGCGGCGCCCGTGTCGATGCCCGCGACGCTCAGCCCCCAGGAAGCCGTCAATCGTGGCCTCGCCAAGCCGTCGGAATGCGACGCCGTCATCGTCATCCTGTGGTCGCGACTCGGCACGCGGCTGCCGGATACCTGCACCCGGCCCGACGGCAGCCCGTATCTGTCCGGCACCGAATGGGAGTACGAGGATGCGCTGGCGGCCAGGCCGCCGCCCTGCATCCTCGTTTATCACCGCAAGGGCAAGCCCGATTTCGGTGATCCGGACGATCCGGATTTCGACGAGCGGGTGCAGCAGTTCCGCCGGGTGAAGGCGTTCTTCGAGCGATTTCGCAACCCGGATGGTTCGCTGAAGGGCAGCTACGCCGAATACGAGACGCCACAGGAATTCCGCGACCGCCTGCGGCTCGACCTGCGGGCCTTCGTGGAACAACAACTCGCCGCACGGAAGGCGGATGTGCGCGCAACCCGGATCAAGGCGCCGCCCCCGTACGGGCGCATCGTCAAGGCGCTGAATTCGGGCATGGTCGTGCCGATCATCGGCAACGGCATCAGCCATTCCGGGCGTCCGGCCGATGCGCGCTGGAATCCGCAGGAGCCCAAGTTCCTGCCCAGCGGCGCGGAGCTGTCGCTCTTCCTTGCGGACGACACGGAGTTCCCGTCGGAGAAGGAGCGCGATCAGCTCGCCGAGGTCGCGTCGTACTACGAGGCCTTCCACACGCGCGACGCGCTGCACGAGCGCCTGCGCCAGATCCTCGCGCCGCAGGCGCTCGGCGGGGTCACCATTCCTTCGCTGTACCGCTTCCTCGCGGAGGTTTCCCGGCCGCTGCTGATCATCACCAGCAACTACGACACGCTGATCGAGCAGGCCTTCCGCGCCGCACAGCGGCCGTATGACCTGGTCGTGTATTCCGAGCTGAAGGATCTCGGCAACGCCGTCCTGTGGTGGCCGCACGGGGCGACGCAGCCCCAGACGCCGGCGCCCAACGAGCTCTACATCGATCTCGATACGACCACCGTGATCTTCAAGATGCACGGGTCAATCCTGCCCGAGACATCCGAGTGGGACAGTTTCGTGATCACCGAGTCGGACTACGTCGAGCTGCTGTCGCGCATCGCCAGCAAGTCGGCGATCCCGGCGCTGTTCGCCACGCATTGCCGCGACCGCAACCTGCTGTTCCTCGGCTACAGCCTGCGCGACTGGAGCTTCCGCACGATCCTGCAGAGCCTCAACCGCTTCTTCGCCAAGCGGGCCGCCGCGTCGGGTGACGACGAGATCCAGTCCTGGGCCATCGACGACCAGTTCTCGGAACTCGAGCTCAAGTTCTGGCAGAAGCGCGGCGTGTACCCCTACGAGGTGACGATAGACGAGTTCGTCGGCACCCTGCGTTCGAGGATGGCGCCGTGA
- a CDS encoding VOC family protein, with the protein MAEVIGIDHIYLAVSDLPASEHFYDRVLIEALGFRKNRFTLAGDPHIQYYNRQFGFVLRPARVATKHEPYAPGLHHFCLRVDSEAEVRDVAEMLRGFGIDASEPKRYPDYAPDYVATFFEDPDGVRLEVTNYRQERRDRHDHWDNLPR; encoded by the coding sequence ATGGCCGAAGTCATCGGAATCGACCACATCTATCTTGCCGTCTCCGACCTGCCCGCGTCCGAGCATTTCTACGACCGCGTGTTGATCGAGGCGCTGGGCTTCCGCAAGAACCGCTTCACGCTGGCGGGCGATCCTCACATCCAGTACTACAACCGGCAGTTCGGTTTCGTGCTGCGGCCCGCGCGCGTGGCGACGAAGCACGAACCCTATGCGCCGGGGCTGCATCACTTCTGCCTGCGCGTGGATTCGGAGGCCGAGGTGCGCGACGTGGCGGAGATGCTGCGCGGGTTCGGTATCGACGCATCGGAGCCGAAGCGATATCCGGACTATGCGCCGGACTACGTGGCGACCTTCTTCGAGGATCCCGACGGCGTGCGCCTGGAGGTGACGAACTATCGCCAGGAGCGCCGCGACCGGCACGATCATTGGGACAACCTGCCGCGATAG
- a CDS encoding SRPBCC family protein: MNEGPAGTTGSTDDHAFVHSRLIDAPRERVFRAFSDPAHLARWWGPKGFSNTFHEFDFRSGGGWRFVMHGPDGKDYKNESVFVEVVAPERIVVEHVLSHHFLLTITLAAQGERTLVGWRQVFDTAAERQRIADIVTEANEQNLDRLAAEVKNVA, from the coding sequence ATGAACGAAGGACCCGCAGGCACTACCGGATCCACGGACGACCACGCATTCGTGCATTCGCGCCTGATCGATGCGCCGCGCGAACGCGTCTTCAGGGCCTTTAGCGACCCCGCGCACCTCGCGCGCTGGTGGGGGCCGAAGGGCTTCAGCAACACCTTCCACGAGTTCGATTTCCGATCCGGCGGCGGGTGGCGCTTCGTCATGCACGGGCCGGATGGCAAGGACTACAAGAACGAAAGCGTGTTCGTGGAGGTCGTCGCGCCGGAGCGCATCGTCGTGGAGCACGTGCTCAGCCATCATTTCCTGCTGACGATCACGCTGGCGGCGCAGGGCGAGCGGACGCTGGTCGGCTGGCGGCAGGTGTTCGACACCGCCGCGGAGCGGCAGCGCATCGCCGACATCGTCACCGAGGCGAACGAGCAGAACCTCGACCGTCTCGCGGCCGAAGTGAAGAACGTCGCCTGA